The Setaria viridis chromosome 6, Setaria_viridis_v4.0, whole genome shotgun sequence genome contains a region encoding:
- the LOC117859772 gene encoding uncharacterized protein has protein sequence MAFHLRSVSLPSKRLSNEAEVEAELQSLEASTSSPSATIESACDGLRRLGDVYSHIEEIIHLPSNQVCSIQQRKELDEEMESSLEIIDLCNAMQENFAELKTTIQDLLVVLRRGDDSNTQAKVLSYIRLVKKAQKQSKKTSKKPTSNECKLVRLLLKARLVAASLLELALRLVSKQGVMPKRSLVSKAFQKRNVVVCKEEQLQALECIIGDLEHGAEQLFRRMIQSRVAILNILSS, from the coding sequence ATGGCTTTCCATCTACGATCAGTTAGCCTGCCATCTAAGAGGCTCTCCAATGaagctgaagtcgaagccgAGCTGCAAAGCCTGGAGGCAAGCACCTCTTCCCCTTCTGCAACCATCGAGTCAGCATGCGATGGTTTGAGGAGGCTTGGAGATGTCTACAGCCACATCGAGGAGATCATCCACTTGCCTAGCAACCAAGTTTGCTCCATCCAGCAAAGGAAGGAGTTGGACGAGGAAATGGAAAGTTCTCTCGAGATAATCGATCTCTGCAATGCCATGCAAGAGAACTTTGCCGAGCTGAAGACCACCATCCAAGATCTGCTGGTGGTCCTCAGAAGGGGAGACGATTCAAACACTCAGGCCAAGGTCCTTTCATACATCCGCTTGGTCAAGAAGGCGCAGAAGCAATCCAAGAAGACTAGCAAAAAGCCTACCTCTAACGAGTGCAAGCTGGTCAGGCTATTGCTCAAGGCTAGATTGGTCGCCGCCTCTCTTCTTGAGTTAGCACTGCGCCTCGTATCCAAGCAAGGGGTGATGCCCAAGAGGTCTCTTGTCTCCAAAGCATTCCAGAAGAGAAACGTGGTTGTTTGCAAGGAGGAGCAGTTGCAGGCGTTAGAGTGCATCATTGGAGATCTTGAGCATGGAGCAGAACAACTGTTCAGGAGGATGATCCAGAGCAGAGTTGCTATCCTAAACATCCTTAGCTCATAG
- the LOC140223135 gene encoding uncharacterized protein codes for MAGHQRSTSWPSMAHPNKIEIQEDLHSISSLISTPSATIEVVCDGLRRLGDVYSCINEAICLHSNQVHGKRLEEEMERSLQVLDLCNTVQESFTDLKMTIQELQMVLNRGDLPVAQVKAQSYARLVKKAKHHLKKAVSKSTSHEDAWLVSLLITARGIAVLALKSAVELLSKQMATCSASKWSLITKPIQKKRVSCEEVQLKALELGIVGLESSVENLFRNLIQTRVSLLNTLSS; via the coding sequence ATGGCCGGCCATCAGCGATCAACAAGCTGGCCGTCTATGGCTCATCCCAACAAGATTGAGATTCAAGAAGATCTGCACAGCATAAGCTCACTCATTTCTACGCCATCAGCTACCATCGAAGTGGTATGCGATGGTCTGAGGAGGCTTGGAGATGTCTACAGCTGCATCAATGAGGCCATATGCTTGCATAGCAACCAGGTACATGGGAAGAGGCTGGAGGAAGAAATGGAGAGGTCGCTTCAGGTGCTGGATCTCTGCAATACCGTGCAAGAAAGCTTCACTGACCTGAAGATGACCATCCAGGAGCTGCAAATGGTTCTCAACAGAGGAGACCTCCCAGTAGCTCAAGTTAAGGCTCAATCCTACGCCCGCTTGGTAAAGAAAGCCAAGCATCACCTGAAGAAAGCTGTCAGCAAGTCTACCTCccatgaggatgcgtggttggtCAGCTTATTGATCACAGCAAGAGGAATCGCTGTCTTGGCGCTCAAATCCGCAGTGGAGCTCTTGTCGAAGCAAATGGCTACCTGCAGTGCGAGCAAGTGGTCCCTTATCACCAAACCAATCCAAAAGAAGAGAGTTTCATGCGAGGAGGTGCAATTAAAGGCACTAGAGTTGGGTATTGTAGGCCTGGAGAGTTCAGTCGAGAACCTTTTCAGAAATTTGATCCAAACAAGGGTTTCTCTCCTGAACACTCTCAGCTCGTAG
- the LOC117861987 gene encoding uncharacterized protein — protein MASHLRSASLPSSPRSNKSEVEQQLQSLKTTMASSSATIDMMCDSLRRLGSLYSKIEEVMCTPSNQINLCQTLQRKAVEEELGRSLVLLDLCSAMHESFIELKMKVQELLFSLKREDDAAAQLKACIQITKKVHKQFKNVCKKTTDEKDCKVIKLLAEARSITTSVLQYTSCLLCKQIEMPKRSLISKTFQKGKVVCEEEQLQALDCSIKDLESGADLLFRRLVQCRVSLLNTLGS, from the coding sequence ATGGCGTCCCATCTGAGATCTGCAAGTTTGCCTTCTAGCCCTCGCTCAAACAAATCTGAAGTCGAGCAGCAGCTGCAGAGCCTGAAGACAACCATGGCTTCATCATCAGCAACCATTGACATGATGTGTGACAGTTTGCGGAGGCTTGGAAGCCTCTACAGCAAAATTGAGGAGGTGATGTGCACGCCAAGCAACCAAATCAACCTCTGCCAAACCCTGCAAAGGAAGGCAGTGGAGGAAGAGCTTGGGCGGTCACTTGTGTTGCTTGACCTCTGCAGTGCCATGCATGAAAGCTTCATCGAGCTGAAGATGAAAGTACAAGAACTGCTCTTTTCTCTCAAAAGAGAAGATGATGCAGCTGCTCAACTCAAGGCATGCATCCAGATAACAAAGAAGGTGCACAAACAGTTCAAGAATGTCTGCAAAAAGACTACTGATGAGAAGGATTGCAAGGTGATCAAGCTACTAGCAGAAGCAAGATCGATCACTACCTCAGTGCTTCAATACACATCGTGCCTCTTGTGTAAGCAAATCGAGATGCCCAAAAGGTCTCTTATCTCCAAAACATTCCAGAAAGGAAAAGTAGTGTGCGAAGAGGAGCAATTGCAGGCATTAGATTGCAGTATCAAAGATCTTGAGAGCGGAGCGGATCTTCTGTTCAGGAGATTGGTCCAGTGCAGAGTTTCTCTTCTGAATACTCTTGGCTCATAG